A DNA window from Bos javanicus breed banteng chromosome 10, ARS-OSU_banteng_1.0, whole genome shotgun sequence contains the following coding sequences:
- the LOC133255391 gene encoding olfactory receptor 4F6-like, which yields MYEANDSSVSEFVFLGLSTSRPVQHFLLAFSTVFYVTIVLGNLLVVFAVTFDPHLHSPMYFLLANLSFIDLCFSTLTVPKMISDLYFGHKTISFQGCVIQIFVLHTLGGSEMVLLTAMAFDRYVAICKPLHYLTIMSPQVCLLLLCGAWAIGLIHSVVQLAFVIHLPFCGPNEIDSFYCDLPWFIKLACIDSYRMEFMVTANSGFISMGTFFLLIISYVFILVTVWKCSSGGLRKALSTLSAHITVVVLFFGPCIFVYMWPFPTVPVDKFLAILDFLVTPILNPAIYTLRNKDMKMAMRRLSCQLLIWRKVS from the coding sequence ATGTATGAAGCAAATGACTCTTCGGTGTCTGAATTTGTTTTCCTGGGACTTTCTACCTCTAGACCAGTGCAGCATTTCCTCCTTGCCTTCTCTACAGTGTTTTATGTAACAATTGTTCTGGGGAATCTCCTTGTTGTGTTTGCAGTGACCTTTGACCCTCATCTACATTCCCCCATGTACTTCCTTTTAGCCAACCTctcatttattgatttgtgtttTTCTACCTTAACAGTTCCTAAGATGATTTCTGACCTGTATTTTGGGCACAAAACCATATCCTTCCAGGGGTGTGTCATCCAGATATTTGTCCTTCACACGCTGGGTGGATCTGAGATGGTGCTGCTCACTGCCATGGCctttgaccgctatgtggccatatGTAAGCCCCTGCACTACCTGACCATCATGAGCCCACAGGTGTGCCTTTTGCTTCTGTGTGGTGCTTGGGCTATTGGCCTCATTCACTCAGTGGTCCAGTTAGCCTTTGTGATCCATTTGCCTTTCTGTGGTCCTAATGAAATCGACAGCTTTTACTGTGACCTTCCTTGGTTTATCAAACTTGCGTGCATAGATTCCTACAGAATGGAATTCATGGTCACTGCCAACAGTGGGTTCATATCCATGGGCACTTTCTTCTTGTTGATCATCTCCTATGTTTTCATCCTGGTCACTGTATGGAAATGCTCTTCAGGTGGTTTGCGCAAGGCCCTCTCTACTCTGTCAGCGCACATCACTGTGGTGGTTTTGTTCTTTGGACCCTGCATCTTTGTTTACATGTGGCCATTTCCCACGGTGCCAGTGGATAAATTTCTTGCCATTTTAGATTTTTTGGTTACACCCATCCTGAATCCTGCCATTTACACACTGAGGAACAAAGACATGAAGATGGCAATGAGGAGACTGAGTTGTCAGCTTCTGATTTGGAGGAAGGTCTCCTAA